One part of the Odontesthes bonariensis isolate fOdoBon6 chromosome 13, fOdoBon6.hap1, whole genome shotgun sequence genome encodes these proteins:
- the LOC142398091 gene encoding protocadherin alpha-8-like — MERKRRFRSSSYGWFAFHLILVVFGKQAVAELRYSIPEEVKAGTVVGNVAKDLGLDKASLFDRQFRVVSGSKDVFFEVNSDNGALEVSKKIDREELCHGNGACLTELKILVENPLEMHHIIVEITDVNDHSPSFSENEQTFEIAEQSSPGTRFQLHAARDPDAGINAINTYTLMSNDHFDIDMSQSDEDKVPFLVLKKSLDREHNKKHLLFVTALDGGKPPRSGTLNVSIIVLDSNDNRPRFSQDIYQIEIQENASIGTTVTKVNALDPDEGTNGEIEYSLSKTLARKVYEIFHLDSVTGQITLKEALDYEKSETYKLDVQASDKGQPPLTGRCRLIIKIKDVNDNAPEIEVTSLSKTVFEDSKPGTVISLISVTDIDSGVNGKIIVHITDYVPFELKPSYKENIYSVVTKDFLDREQEPKYELTIKATDCGEPPLSALKTLSIQISDVNDNSPQFSQSPLYFYLPENNVAGMSIFSVSAKDNDVSENAAITYHILRENNLATFLNVNSENGQISALKSFDFETLKTFQFQVVATDSGTPPLSSNVTVNVFILDQNDNAPVILYPVSSNGSAEGVEEIPRNVNAGHLVTKVRAYDADIGYNGWLLFSLQEVTDHSLFGLDRYTGQIRTHRSFTETDEAEHKLVILVKDNGNVSLSATATVIVKLVEPKEAFAASDVKSAAKVDEEDNVTLYLMITLGSVSLLFLISIIVLIAMQCSKSTDYTSKYLQETNYDGTLCHSIQYRSGDKRYMLVGPRMSIGSTIVPGSHANTLVLPERRKVSEEE, encoded by the exons ATGGAGAGAAAAAGACGATTTCGATCTAGTAGCTACGGTTGGTTTGCTTTTCATTTGATCCTAGTTGTGTTCGGAAAGCAGGCTGTGGCTGAATTGAGGTACTCTATTCCGGAGGAGGTAAAAGCTGGAACTGTTGTGGGAAATGTTGCCAAGGATCTAGGACTGGACAAAGCGTCTTTATTTGACCGACAGTTCCGTGTCGTGTCTGGATCAAAGGACGTCTTTTTCGAGGTAAATTCTGATAATGGTGCCTTAGAGGTTTCTAAAAAAATCGACAGAGAAGAGCTATGTCACGGGAATGGAGCATGCTTAACTGAGTTGAAAATTCTTGTTGAAAATCCTTTGGAAATGCACCATATTATTGTGGAAATTACAGATGTAAATGATCACTCCCCCAGTTTTTCTGAAAATGAACAGACGTTTGAAATAGCAGAACAATCATCTCCTGGAACACGATTCCAGTTACACGCGGCCCGTGATCCCGATGCCGGAATAAATGCTATCAACACTTACACATTAATGTCGAACGATCATTTTGATATTGATATGAGCCAAAGTGACGAGGACAAAGTACCATttttagttttaaaaaagtcattAGACAGAGAACACAATAAAAAACACTTGCTGTTTGTAACAGCACTTGATGGGGGCAAACCTCCAAGATCGGGGACACTAAACGTTTCCATCATTGTTCTTGATAGTAATGATAACCGCCCAAGGTTCAGTCAGGATATTTACCAAATTGAAATACAAGAAAACGCCTCGATTGGTACAACTGTAACTAAAGTTAATGCATTAGATCCAGATGAAGGAactaatggagaaattgagtaCAGCCTAAGCAAAACATTAGCACGTAAAGTTTATGAGATATTTCATTTAGATAGCGTAACAGGACAAATCACATTAAAAGAGGCGCTGGATtatgaaaaatcagaaacttATAAACTAGACGTTCAAGCATCTGACAAAGGGCAACCTCCACTGACAGGAAGGTGCAGGCTAATTATAAAGATAAAAGACGTAAATGATAATGCACCAGAAATAGAAGTCACGTCATTGTCAAAAACTGTGTTTGAAGATTCCAAACCTGGAACAGTTATTTCACTGATCAGTGTAACAGATATAGACTCGGGCGTTAATGGAAAGATCATTGTACACATAACCGATTACGTACCTTTTGAACTGAAGCCTTCCTATAAGGAGAACATATATTCTGTTGTCACCAAAGACTTTCTTGATCGAGAACAGGAGCCAAAATATGAACTAACTATTAAAGCCACAGACTGCGGTGAACCTCCTTTATCTGCTTTAAAAACTCTTAGCATTCAGATCTCTGATGTAAATGATAACAGTCCACAATTCTCCCAAAGCCCACTATATTTTTACCTTCCTGAAAATAATGTGGCTGGAATGTCAATTTTCTCTGTAAGTGCAAAAGACAACGATGTGAGCGAAAATGCAGCCATTACCTATCACATTCTCAGAGAGAATAATTTAGCaacctttttaaatgtgaattctgaaaatggacaaatatcTGCTCTGAAAAGTTTCGACTTTGAAACCCTGAAAACGTTCCAGTTCCAAGTTGTTGCCACAGATTCTGGAACTCCTCCACTAAGCAGCAACGTCACAGTGAACGTGTTCATTCTGGATCAGAACGACAACGCTCCAGTCATCCTGTATCCAGTCAGCTCCAACGGttctgctgaaggtgtggaggagATTCCCCGCAATGTGAACGCAGGACACTTGGTGACTAAAGTCAGAGCCTATGACGCTGATATAGGATATAACGGCTGGTTGCTGTTTTCACTGCAGGAAGTTACTGACCACAGTCTCTTTGGTTTGGACCGCTATACAGGACAGATCAGAACGCATCGCTCATTCACAGAGACAGACGAGGCTGAGCATAAACTGGTCATACTGGTCAAAGACAATGGGAACGTTTCACTCTCAGCAACAGCTACTGTGATTGTCAAACTTGTGGAGCCCAAAGAGGCTTTTGCAGcttctgatgttaaaagtgcagCAAAGGTGGACGAAGAGGACAATGTGACTTTATACCTGATGATAACTTTGGGCTCAGTTTCACTTCTTTTTCTCATCAGTATCATCGTGCTGATTGCAATGCAGTGCTCAAAATCCACAGACTATACTTCTAAATATCTGCAAGAGACTAATTATGATGGAACACTGTGTCACAGCATCCAGTACAGATCTGGAGACAAACGGTACATGTTGGTTGGACCCAGAATGAGTATAGGATCTACTATTGTTCCTGGCAGCCATGCAAATACATTAGTGCTACCTGAAAGGAGGAAAGTATCTGAAGAG GAGTGA
- the LOC142398092 gene encoding protocadherin alpha-3-like — protein MDAFGFLSTAHNMKQRGRGSGRQRLPVLGVLFLFIFVRAASGQLRYTISEELKEGSFVGNIAKDLGIALNVMKQRGFRIMSGSTEPLFKVNENDGVLYSHHQIDREHVCKDSNACLINLKTVLDNPLEIHYVTVEIVDLNDHSPIFPSKTKRLEISEAALPGAQYQLQNAHDPDAGTNSVQQYRISQNDHFRLEVKDRGRDGKTPILQLQRQLDREAKSRHKLVLTAIDGGTPSKTGTVEIYVDVLDVNDNMPVFIKDGYSAVLEENAPVGTTVMQVNATDLDEGSNGEIVYTFGSDVKDKIRQLFDIDSFTGEIIVTGHVDFEEQDSYDIDIQASDKGSIPFRTYKSVIIKIGDKNDNPPEIEVASLSSAISEDSRPGTTVALISITDLDSGINGKINSYVTEDSPFTLTPSIQDNIFAMVTKSQLDREEQSRYDITIIAKDAGEPSLTSKKTISVHVSDTNDNRPEFSVSPYTFYITENNPAGASMFSVRASDRDEGDNALISYHVLTNTGHENKVTSFLNINSENGDIVALKSFDFETLKTFQFHVVATDSGTPSLSSNVTVNVFILDQNDNAPVILYPVSSNGSAEGVEEIPRNVNAGHLVTKVRAYDADIGYNGWLLFSLQEVTDHSLFGLDRYTGQIRTHRSFTETDEAEHKLVILVKDNGNVSLSATATVVVKLVEPKEAFAASDVKSAAKVDEEDNVTLYLMITLGSVSLLFLISIIVLIAMQCSKSTEYTSKYLQETNYDGTLCHSIQYRSGDKRYMLVGPRMSIGSTIVPGSHANTLVLPDKRCTSEVVR, from the coding sequence ATGGACGCATTTGGTTTCCTTTCTACGGCGCACAATATGAAACAAAGAGGACGGGGTTCGGGGCGACAACGATTGCCAGTTCTCGGCGTTTTGTTCTTGTTCATATTTGTCAGAGCAGCATCGGGACAACTGAGATACACGATATCAGAGGAGCTCAAAGAAGGAAGCTTTGTTGGGAATATAGCCAAGGATTTAGGAATAGCCTTGAATGTGATGAAGCAGAGGGGATTTCGTATTATGTCCGGCTCTACTGAACCTCTTTTTAAGGTAAATGAGAATGACGGAGTCCTGTATTCTCACCATCAGATAGACCGAGAGCACGTATGTAAAGATAGCAATGCATGTTTAATTAACCTCAAAACTGTTCTTGACAACCCACTAGAAATACATTATGTGACGGTGGAGATAGTGGATTTAAATGACCACTCTCCCATATTTCCTAGTAAAACCAAAAGGCTGGAGATCTCAGAAGCTGCGTTGCCCGGGGCACAGTATCAGTTACAAAATGCTCATGATCCCGATGCTGGCACAAACTCTGTCCAACAGTATAGAATCAGTCAAAATGACCATTTCCGTTTAGAGGTTAAAGATCGTGGAAGAGATGGTAAAACTCCGATTTTGCAGTTACAGAGACAGCTAGACAGAGAGGCCAAAAGTAGACATAAACTGGTGCTGACGGCAATAGATGGTGGAACGCCTTCAAAGACGGGCACAGTTGAAATATATGTAGATGTCCTTGATGTTAATGACAACATGCCTGTATTTATCAAAGATGGATATTCAGCTGTGCTTGAAGAAAACGCGCCAGTTGGCACAACAGTCATGCAAGTAAACGCAACAGATTTGGATGAAGGTTCTAATGGGGAGATAGTTTATACATTTGGCAGTGATGTAAAAGACAAAATTCGACAGCTCTTTGATATTGACTCGTTTACTGGGGAGATAATTGTGACGGGACATGTTGACTTTGAGGAACAGGACAGCTATGACATTGATATCCAGGCCTCTGATAAGGGAAGTATTCCTTTTAGAACTTATAAAAGTGTTATCATTAAAATAGGTGATAAAAACGACAACCCCCCTGAGATAGAAGTGGCATCCCTGTCAAGTGCAATTTCAGAGGACTCCAGACCAGGAACAACAGTAGCGCTCATCAGCATTACAGACTTGGACTCTGGCATAAATGGCAAGATAAACAGTTATGTCACTGAAGACAGTCCTTTTACATTAACTCCATCAATCCAAGATAATATATTCGCCATGGTCACTAAGtcacagctggacagagaagaacaATCAAGGTACGATATTACAATAATAGCCAAGGACGCTGGTGAACCATCATTAACATCCAAAAAGACAATAAGCGTACATGTGTCAGATACGAATGATAACAGACCCGAGTTTTCAGTAAGCCCCTACACGTTCTATATCACTGAAAATAATCCAGCAGGAGCATCAATGTTTTCTGTACGAGCATCTGATCGTGATGAAGGAGATAATGCTCTTATTTCGTATCATGTTCTCACGAATACAGGCCATGAAAACAAAGTGACATCATTTCTTAATATCAATTCTGAAAATGGAGACATTGTGGCCCTAAAAAGTTTTGACTTTGAAACCCTGAAAACGTTCCAGTTCCACGTTGTTGCCACAGATTCTGGAACTCCGTCACTGAGCAGCAACGTCACAGTGAACGTGTTCATTCTGGATCAGAATGACAACGCTCCAGTCATCCTGTATCCAGTCAGCTCCAACGGttctgctgaaggtgtggaggagATTCCCCGCAATGTGAACGCAGGACACTTGGTGACTAAAGTCAGAGCCTATGACGCTGATATAGGATATAACGGCTGGTTGCTGTTTTCACTGCAGGAAGTTACTGACCACAGTCTCTTTGGTTTGGACCGCTATACAGGACAGATCAGAACACATCGATCATTCACAGAGACAGACGAGGCTGAGCATAAACTGGTCATACTGGTCAAAGACAATGGGAACGTTTCACTCTCAGCAACAGCTACTGTGGTTGTCAAACTTGTGGAGCCCAAAGAGGCTTTTGCAGcttctgatgttaaaagtgcagCAAAAGTAGACGAAGAGGACAATGTGACTTTATACCTGATGATAACTTTGGGCTCAGTTTCACTTCTTTTTCTCATTAGTATCATTGTGCTGATTGCAATGCAGTGCTCAAAATCCACAGAGTATACTTCTAAATATCTACAAGAGACCAATTATGATGGAACACTGTGTCACAGCATCCAGTACAGATCTGGAGACAAACGGTATATGTTGGTTGGACCCAGAATGAGTATAGGATCTACTATTGTTCCTGGCAGCCATGCAAATACACTGGTCCTACCTGACAAGAGATGTACTTCTGAAGTGGTAAGATAA